The Anaerosoma tenue genome has a window encoding:
- a CDS encoding DUF3866 family protein, giving the protein MRLVWGTVESAGSSESGAQRLRVRLDGDTAGAAAVAYGSLTGVCRPGERVLCNTTAVDLGLGTGGEHFVVARAGTGVVLDDPSLGHIMKLRYTPLQRDVLSVEEPASEHHATMSEARDLGGLPVVCCGLHSQVPVVAAAVKERSPRARVVYVMTDESALPIALSRLVPRMRDAGLVDETVTCGQAFGGGLEAVNLYSGLLAARAVAAADVAIVAIGPGIPGTSTPYGHSGVAQGQAVNAAAALGGRPIAVLRLSFADPRPRHVPVSHQSLTALASVALASAVVPVPALDPAMATSVDEALGNASVWRLHERRDVDVRAMPDMRGVEVRTMGRAYDDDPAFFLAAAAAGVVGVHPDGGYGTP; this is encoded by the coding sequence ATGCGGCTCGTCTGGGGCACTGTCGAGAGCGCTGGATCGTCGGAGAGCGGCGCACAGCGTCTTCGCGTCCGTCTCGACGGTGACACGGCGGGGGCGGCCGCAGTGGCGTACGGTTCTCTCACGGGGGTCTGCCGGCCCGGCGAGCGGGTCTTGTGCAACACGACCGCCGTGGACCTGGGTCTCGGCACCGGTGGCGAGCACTTCGTGGTCGCGCGTGCCGGCACGGGCGTCGTGCTCGACGATCCGTCGCTGGGCCACATCATGAAACTGCGCTACACACCGCTGCAGCGGGACGTCCTGAGCGTGGAGGAGCCGGCCAGCGAACACCACGCCACGATGTCCGAGGCGCGCGATCTCGGTGGCCTGCCGGTGGTCTGCTGCGGACTGCACAGCCAGGTCCCGGTGGTGGCGGCGGCCGTGAAGGAACGGTCGCCCCGTGCGCGCGTCGTGTACGTGATGACCGATGAATCCGCGTTGCCGATCGCGCTCTCACGGCTGGTACCGCGAATGCGGGATGCGGGGCTCGTGGATGAGACGGTCACCTGCGGGCAGGCCTTCGGCGGCGGACTGGAAGCCGTGAACCTGTACTCAGGACTGCTGGCCGCTCGGGCTGTGGCGGCTGCTGACGTCGCGATCGTCGCGATCGGACCCGGCATCCCGGGGACGTCCACGCCGTACGGGCACAGCGGCGTCGCGCAGGGGCAGGCGGTGAACGCGGCCGCCGCGCTCGGCGGCAGGCCGATAGCGGTGCTCCGTCTGTCGTTCGCCGATCCGCGGCCACGGCACGTTCCCGTGAGCCACCAGTCGCTTACTGCGCTCGCGTCTGTGGCGCTTGCGTCCGCAGTGGTGCCGGTGCCTGCGCTCGACCCGGCGATGGCCACGTCCGTGGATGAAGCGCTCGGCAACGCTTCGGTATGGCGTCTTCACGAGCGGCGTGACGTGGATGTGCGCGCGATGCCCGACATGCGCGGCGTGGAGGTGCGGACGATGGGCAGGGCGTACGACGACGACCCCGCGTTCTTCCTTGCCGCAGCGGCCGCGGGGGTCGTGGGCGTGCATCCGGACGGCGGGTACGGGACCCCCTGA
- a CDS encoding M20/M25/M40 family metallo-hydrolase encodes MSRVLETFLDLARISSPTGREAVVAAYAAEALTAAGFDVRFDDTMAVTGSDSGNLIATLPGTLPGGVLAFSAHMDCVQPCEGVEPVVADGVVRSAGETVLGGDDKVGVAAIIEAARRLAEEGGEHRSLKVLLTVSEEDGLLGAKALSSEDASAGLCLVLDADGPVGGIVTAAPSHHTFKAVFSGRAAHAGVEPEKGVSAIRMAASAVQRMDLGRLDPQTTANVGTIAGGSATNVVAPECTLTGECRSLDRAMAEKVRDAMDAAMREAAAEHGGSVSVEWTLAYVGFSVPDGAPAVRAVESACVSIGVTPRCYATGGGSDANVFASHGTPTLVLGSGMTDVHSTDESLAVVELERLADLLVAMARTAGE; translated from the coding sequence ATGAGCCGGGTACTCGAGACCTTCCTCGATCTGGCGCGCATCTCCAGCCCCACGGGGCGGGAGGCCGTAGTGGCCGCGTATGCGGCCGAGGCGCTGACGGCAGCAGGATTCGACGTGCGATTCGACGACACGATGGCCGTCACCGGGTCGGACAGCGGCAATCTGATCGCGACCCTCCCCGGCACGTTGCCGGGCGGCGTGCTCGCGTTCTCGGCGCACATGGACTGCGTCCAGCCGTGTGAGGGCGTCGAACCGGTGGTGGCCGACGGTGTCGTACGGAGCGCCGGCGAGACCGTGCTGGGCGGCGACGACAAGGTGGGTGTCGCCGCGATCATCGAGGCGGCCCGCCGTCTGGCCGAGGAGGGCGGGGAGCATCGCTCGCTCAAGGTCCTTCTCACGGTGTCCGAGGAAGACGGGCTGCTCGGCGCCAAGGCTCTCTCTTCCGAGGACGCCAGCGCCGGGCTCTGTCTCGTGCTGGATGCCGATGGTCCGGTGGGCGGTATCGTGACCGCCGCTCCGAGCCATCACACGTTCAAGGCGGTCTTCAGCGGACGCGCCGCGCATGCGGGTGTCGAGCCGGAGAAGGGCGTCTCGGCGATCCGGATGGCGGCGTCTGCGGTGCAGCGGATGGACCTCGGGCGCCTCGACCCGCAGACGACGGCGAACGTCGGCACCATTGCCGGCGGGAGCGCCACCAACGTGGTCGCTCCGGAATGCACCCTCACTGGCGAGTGCCGGTCGCTCGATCGTGCGATGGCCGAGAAGGTGCGAGACGCGATGGATGCGGCGATGCGGGAGGCCGCGGCGGAGCACGGCGGCAGCGTGAGCGTTGAATGGACGCTCGCTTACGTGGGGTTCTCGGTCCCGGACGGCGCTCCCGCGGTCCGGGCGGTGGAGTCGGCATGCGTGTCGATCGGCGTGACGCCGCGCTGCTACGCGACCGGCGGAGGCAGCGACGCCAACGTGTTCGCGTCGCACGGTACCCCGACGCTCGTTCTCGGGTCGGGCATGACCGACGTGCACTCGACCGATGAGTCGCTCGCTGTCGTCGAACTCGAGCGGTTGGCCGATCTCCTCGTGGCGATGGCTCGCACGGCAGGGGAGTAG
- a CDS encoding CTP synthase yields MTKHIFVTGGVVSGLGKGITAASLGRLLKGRGLKVTIQKLDPYLNVDPGTMSPFQHGEVFVTDDGGETDLDLGHYERFIDESLTRDCSVTAGSIYQAVLTKERKGDFLGGTVQVIPHITNEIKGRVIRLAEQTQADVVITEVGGTVGDIESLPFLEAIRQLRKDVGRDNVCYIHVSLVPYIAASGELKTKPTQHSVKELRSIGIQPDFIVCRSDRPIDAGIRRKIALFCDVDTKAVISCEDAPSIYEVPLTVHEQGLDAMVIDRLDLDCGELDVGEWRGFVEHRRSLKQTVDIALVGKYVALPDAYLSVNEALDHAGVFHDRKVNIHWLDAESLSPDEVEGRLADFDGILVPGGFGVRGIEGKVRAARWAREQGVPYLGVCLGMQVAVVEFARHVAGLEDANSAEFDPVTPHPVIDLMREQHDVHDMGGTMRLGAYPCKVLPETKGYDAYGEAVVYERHRHRFEVNNAYRQQLTDAGLVISGLSPDERLVEMVELPDHPWFLGMQGHPEFKSRPTRPAPLFRDFIGAAVAHQTARQDR; encoded by the coding sequence ATGACAAAGCACATCTTCGTGACAGGCGGTGTCGTTTCCGGACTCGGCAAAGGGATCACCGCCGCATCGCTCGGACGGCTGCTCAAGGGGCGTGGTCTCAAGGTCACCATCCAGAAGCTCGACCCCTATCTGAACGTGGACCCGGGAACGATGAGCCCCTTCCAGCACGGCGAGGTCTTCGTGACCGACGATGGCGGCGAGACCGACCTCGACCTTGGCCACTACGAGCGCTTCATCGACGAATCCCTCACGCGCGACTGCAGCGTCACCGCCGGTTCGATCTACCAGGCGGTCCTCACCAAGGAGCGCAAGGGCGATTTCCTCGGCGGTACCGTGCAGGTCATCCCGCACATCACCAACGAGATCAAGGGCAGGGTCATCAGGCTCGCCGAGCAGACGCAGGCCGACGTGGTGATCACCGAGGTCGGCGGCACCGTGGGTGACATCGAGTCGCTGCCGTTCCTCGAGGCCATCCGTCAGCTGCGCAAGGACGTTGGACGCGACAACGTGTGCTACATACACGTGAGCCTCGTGCCGTACATCGCGGCATCGGGTGAGCTCAAGACCAAGCCCACCCAGCACTCGGTGAAGGAGCTCCGCAGCATCGGCATCCAGCCTGACTTCATCGTCTGTCGGTCCGACCGACCGATCGACGCGGGCATCCGCCGCAAGATCGCGCTCTTCTGCGACGTCGACACGAAGGCCGTCATCTCGTGCGAGGATGCGCCGTCGATCTACGAGGTGCCCCTTACCGTGCACGAGCAAGGGCTCGATGCGATGGTCATCGACCGGCTCGATCTCGACTGCGGGGAGCTCGACGTCGGCGAGTGGCGCGGGTTCGTGGAGCACCGTCGCTCGCTGAAGCAGACGGTGGACATCGCACTGGTGGGCAAGTACGTCGCGCTTCCCGACGCGTACCTGTCGGTCAACGAGGCGCTCGACCACGCGGGGGTCTTCCACGATCGCAAGGTGAACATCCACTGGCTGGATGCCGAGAGCCTCTCTCCCGACGAGGTCGAAGGCCGGCTTGCCGACTTCGACGGCATCCTCGTGCCCGGCGGTTTCGGGGTGCGCGGCATCGAGGGCAAGGTCAGGGCCGCGCGATGGGCTCGCGAGCAGGGCGTGCCGTACCTGGGCGTCTGTCTCGGGATGCAGGTCGCTGTCGTGGAGTTCGCCCGCCATGTGGCCGGACTTGAAGACGCCAACTCGGCAGAGTTCGACCCGGTGACGCCACATCCTGTGATCGATCTGATGCGTGAACAGCACGACGTGCATGATATGGGAGGCACGATGCGGCTGGGTGCGTACCCGTGCAAGGTGCTCCCGGAGACCAAGGGATACGACGCATACGGCGAGGCCGTGGTCTACGAGCGCCATCGGCATCGCTTCGAGGTGAACAACGCCTACCGCCAGCAGCTGACCGACGCCGGGTTGGTGATCTCGGGCCTGTCGCCTGACGAGCGGCTCGTCGAGATGGTGGAGTTGCCGGACCACCCCTGGTTCCTGGGTATGCAGGGACATCCGGAGTTCAAGAGCAGGCCCACGCGGCCGGCCCCCCTGTTCAGGGACTTCATCGGCGCGGCAGTGGCGCATCAGACTGCGCGGCAGGACCGCTGA
- the murJ gene encoding murein biosynthesis integral membrane protein MurJ, translating into MARSTALMSASTLVSRLTGFVRTWAMAFALGVTAIADSYDIANNLPNMLFELLAGGVLSSVFIPMFMERLQKHSEEDAWRFASYVLNIIIVGLGAVALLATVWPQPFVRSQTLTIPPEQAEMATWFFRFFAVQIIFYGAQLVFAGVLNSYRKFLAPAVAPIFNNLVVTVTLLGFYVPFRETAPSLALTGLAVGTTLGVVTMALVQIPSIIRLGGRYTMRIDWRHPALRTVAVKMVPILIYVITNLVAVTFRTNIAVATGEGGQAALRYAWQFYQLPYGIFAVALATAIFPELTERANAIDMGGFKRMFTRGLRSTMVLIMPLAALLATLATPVITMYRAGRFTASDVPVVADVLMWWALGLTFYAGYMYVLKSFYSLQDTKTPMLTNIVATTLHVGLYALLATGAGLWEGLGIIGVPIADGIFFFLHMTALLIILRRRVGSFDGRSSLKTFLVVALASAGGAAVAWVVARVSADVLALPGGFLIQLFIAGALGLLAAYGIMAALRVPELTDVFEPLARRLKRGRRRP; encoded by the coding sequence ATAGCGCGATCCACAGCGTTGATGTCAGCCTCGACGCTGGTGTCGCGTCTCACGGGTTTCGTGCGCACGTGGGCCATGGCGTTCGCCCTCGGCGTAACGGCCATAGCCGACTCGTACGACATCGCCAACAACCTCCCTAACATGCTCTTCGAGCTTCTCGCCGGCGGCGTGCTCTCGAGCGTCTTCATCCCGATGTTCATGGAGCGGCTGCAGAAGCACAGCGAGGAGGATGCCTGGCGGTTCGCCAGCTACGTCCTCAACATCATCATCGTAGGTCTCGGGGCGGTGGCGCTGCTGGCGACCGTCTGGCCGCAGCCGTTCGTGCGTTCGCAGACCCTCACGATCCCTCCCGAGCAGGCGGAGATGGCCACCTGGTTCTTCCGCTTCTTCGCCGTCCAGATCATCTTCTACGGCGCACAGCTCGTCTTTGCGGGCGTGCTCAACTCGTACCGCAAGTTCCTCGCTCCAGCGGTGGCGCCCATCTTCAACAACCTGGTCGTCACCGTGACGCTCCTGGGCTTTTACGTGCCGTTCCGCGAAACCGCCCCATCGCTCGCGCTGACGGGTCTGGCGGTAGGCACCACGCTCGGTGTGGTCACGATGGCGCTCGTGCAGATCCCCAGCATCATCAGGCTCGGCGGGCGATACACGATGCGCATCGACTGGCGTCACCCCGCCTTGCGGACGGTCGCGGTCAAGATGGTCCCCATCCTGATCTATGTGATCACCAACCTCGTCGCGGTCACGTTCCGCACGAACATCGCAGTGGCCACCGGTGAAGGCGGACAGGCCGCCCTCCGTTACGCCTGGCAGTTCTATCAGCTCCCGTACGGCATCTTCGCGGTGGCCCTGGCGACGGCCATCTTCCCCGAACTCACCGAACGGGCGAACGCCATCGATATGGGGGGCTTCAAGCGGATGTTCACCCGTGGCCTGCGGTCCACCATGGTGCTCATCATGCCGCTAGCCGCGCTCCTCGCGACCCTTGCCACACCCGTGATCACGATGTACCGCGCAGGACGGTTCACCGCCAGCGATGTCCCGGTGGTCGCCGACGTGCTGATGTGGTGGGCGCTCGGCCTGACCTTCTACGCGGGCTACATGTACGTGCTCAAGTCGTTCTACTCGCTGCAGGATACGAAGACGCCGATGCTGACCAACATAGTCGCCACCACGCTTCACGTAGGACTCTACGCGTTGCTCGCAACGGGAGCCGGACTGTGGGAAGGACTGGGCATCATCGGCGTGCCGATCGCCGACGGCATCTTCTTCTTCCTGCACATGACCGCGCTCCTCATCATCCTGAGACGCCGAGTCGGCTCGTTCGACGGTCGCTCCTCGCTCAAGACCTTCCTTGTCGTCGCGCTCGCCTCTGCCGGCGGCGCCGCGGTGGCATGGGTGGTCGCGCGCGTGAGCGCCGATGTACTGGCGCTTCCCGGTGGCTTCCTGATACAGCTGTTCATCGCTGGCGCCCTCGGACTCCTCGCCGCATACGGGATCATGGCCGCGCTCCGCGTACCGGAGCTGACGGACGTGTTCGAGCCGCTCGCACGGCGGCTCAAGCGGGGACGGAGACGTCCGTGA
- a CDS encoding glycosyltransferase family 2 protein: MSVIALIPAHDEADRIADTVQAARSVGTIDRVIVIDDASTDGTGDVAREAGAQVLALDVNHGKGGALQAGLDAVADSADVIVLLDGDLGTTADQAGLLLEPVLAGAADMTIATLPRPAGSGGFGLVKGLARTGIKALSGYEPTAPLSGQRALSRAAWQAATPFAQGYGVEVGLTVRAARAGLRLMEVPTTMGHAATGRDVAGFVHRGRQFVQVAAALARLASGRDL; the protein is encoded by the coding sequence GTGAGCGTGATAGCGCTGATACCGGCCCATGACGAGGCCGACCGGATCGCGGACACGGTGCAAGCTGCACGCTCGGTGGGCACGATCGACCGGGTGATCGTGATCGATGACGCCTCCACGGATGGGACCGGCGACGTCGCAAGAGAAGCGGGGGCCCAGGTGCTCGCGCTGGACGTCAACCACGGCAAGGGAGGAGCGCTCCAGGCAGGCCTCGATGCGGTGGCCGACTCAGCGGACGTGATCGTGCTCCTCGACGGCGATCTTGGCACGACCGCGGACCAGGCCGGCCTGTTGCTCGAGCCGGTGCTCGCCGGTGCCGCCGACATGACCATCGCGACCCTTCCCCGGCCTGCGGGATCCGGCGGCTTCGGACTGGTGAAGGGATTGGCGCGTACCGGGATCAAAGCGCTCTCAGGCTACGAACCCACGGCGCCGCTCTCGGGACAGCGCGCCCTCTCACGGGCGGCCTGGCAGGCAGCCACGCCCTTCGCCCAAGGCTACGGCGTTGAGGTAGGCCTTACGGTGAGAGCCGCGCGGGCAGGACTACGACTCATGGAGGTTCCCACCACCATGGGCCATGCGGCGACCGGCCGCGACGTTGCGGGGTTCGTGCATCGCGGACGTCAGTTCGTGCAGGTAGCTGCCGCGCTGGCCCGCCTGGCGTCCGGCCGGGACCTCTAG
- a CDS encoding copper transporter produces MYNLRYHIASLVAVFFALALGLLLGTVVAERGMLDDQGVEVVRELQARFDEISAENETLSLGLERDRAFAEDVVGPLVDGLLSDADVAVLATAGQAHSVEAVRETVQSAGGAAYVVTLNTPALGLDQTEPEGLAGLLFGEGIEMAEPGEALREQVAELLYAEWRAGGERPLTELLVSTGRMATESLTGTFTVDAVVIAGTGSEGCDPFSLSLAQRIIADGEHAAAAELSETPGGVASVCDGEGVSAVDHLETPQGRLSLVYLLAGRASGYYGTGDGADGYYPAMTP; encoded by the coding sequence ATGTACAACCTGCGATATCACATCGCGTCGCTGGTGGCCGTGTTCTTCGCGCTGGCCCTCGGCCTTCTGCTCGGCACCGTGGTCGCGGAACGCGGCATGCTCGACGATCAAGGCGTCGAAGTGGTGCGGGAGCTCCAGGCCCGGTTCGATGAGATCTCCGCCGAGAACGAGACGCTCTCGCTGGGTCTGGAGAGGGATCGTGCATTCGCCGAGGACGTCGTAGGTCCGCTCGTTGACGGCCTCCTGAGCGACGCCGACGTTGCGGTGCTCGCTACCGCCGGTCAGGCGCACAGCGTGGAGGCGGTCCGCGAGACCGTGCAGTCGGCGGGAGGAGCGGCCTATGTGGTCACGCTCAACACGCCGGCGCTCGGTCTTGACCAGACGGAGCCGGAGGGTCTTGCGGGACTCCTCTTCGGCGAGGGGATCGAGATGGCCGAGCCCGGCGAGGCGCTTCGTGAGCAGGTCGCGGAGCTGCTGTATGCCGAGTGGCGCGCAGGCGGCGAACGTCCGCTCACCGAGCTGCTCGTCTCGACCGGTCGGATGGCGACGGAGAGCCTCACCGGCACGTTCACGGTCGACGCCGTCGTGATCGCAGGCACCGGATCAGAGGGCTGCGACCCGTTCTCCTTGTCCCTTGCACAGCGGATCATCGCCGACGGTGAGCATGCTGCCGCGGCCGAACTCTCGGAGACTCCGGGTGGTGTCGCCAGCGTGTGCGACGGGGAAGGGGTGTCGGCCGTCGATCATCTTGAGACCCCGCAGGGTCGTCTCTCGCTCGTATACCTGCTGGCAGGAAGGGCGAGCGGATACTACGGCACGGGCGATGGTGCAGACGGGTACTATCCGGCGATGACCCCGTAG